A genomic segment from Streptomyces sp. NBC_01233 encodes:
- a CDS encoding protein kinase domain-containing protein: protein MGLETVGGRFRITGIVGRGNMGEVHRAEDLQATPDAPHREVAVKTVLRGRTGIAVDTSGTGKEIDRFRREVRIMRMLSQGHPNLTRLIDGGVDESPGGSGLPFLAMELLDGHPLADLIDEEPQLPVSWVAAIGAQIAAGLAAAHTAGVVHRDLKPANVMLTRDGTVKILDFGMGSIVDDPDQTRLTSTGVSVGTARYMAPEQFRAERVTALADLYALGCILYELLIGQPPFSARTPYELSEQHQHARPPLLTLVRPDLPAELVRLVDRLLEKDAELRPENAALLRDVLVPLAFAPDDTAALLAPHWQVMNPVARLRALLPERTPAAPAPVPRREPRLPETMDVFGIHADLISEYESFTKSATVIRDARITGFVEDDMAAKSQWPDPWLSLNPFFADGGKVTDLVRDGILHPKCAEIFQAGKKESSRRPDGRPLTFHLHQRQAIEAAQAGDSYVLTTGTGSGKSLSYIVPIVNHILKERQAGGAGGRVRAIVVYPMNALANSQLMELEKYLRHGFGAGNEPVTFARYTGQESDEQRRELRKNPPDILLTNYVMLELMLTRPDDRSSLIHMADGLQFLVFDELHTYRGRQGADVAFLIRRVREACRASTTLQCIGTSATMSTEGSWEDQRREVAKVAGRLFGTTVLPKRVIGETLIRATEEAPVTVPAERLRVPAAPRSYEALTKDSLARWLESRFGLEREEGTGRFRRCAPGTVEDAAAELAAKSGVAEESVREAIRTTLEAGSQAKNPMTERPLFAFRLHQFLSKGDTVYTTMEDPLSRPLTRTYQLEQPGSGGKPLFPLAFCRECGQEYLTVWRTEESGAFRYEPRRDTSASGGRDGEGYLYLGMPGEDYEWPADPQTAVDDRRLPESWLETDAQGVTVVKKSYGPRVPKRVVVDGFGNESGEGLVAAFVPAPFLFCVHCQVSYEQTRGRDFAKLATLDQEGRSSATSLISASIVKSLRAVPEESLGKEARKLLTFVDNRQDASLQAGHFNDFAQVTQLRGALYQAAVRAGEEGLQHDELAEAVTEVMGLSPREYAEGKALAPSMERRATKAFRDVVGYRLYRDLERGWRITMPNLEQTGLLRIDYEDLGWIAAQPDRWQAAHAVLREADPALREEVARTLLDYMRRALAIDVQYFRDDFDTLLRASEERLTGPWVLSEGDRPAVGTAYPYGSKPGMERSALFLSARGKFGKYLRRNMPELRALPLDDVQGVIEDLLKVLLDAEVVREVEAAPEHAGPAYRRRAAEKRTGYRVSAAALIWRAGSGERGAIDPLARTYSSGEGPRVNPFFRDLYRTAAAELAGLFAREHTAQVTPEDRLEREGRFRTAELPLLYCSPTMELGVDISSLNAVLMRNVPPTPANYAQRSGRAGRSGQPALVTTYCATGNSHDQYYFRRSQDMVAGQVAPPRLDLANEDLVRSHIQGIWLAETGMKLGVAIPDVVDVAYDPDGSDRPDPQMPLPLLPHIRDLSLDEGARQRAVAAARTVLAPLIADFADTTWWYDEWIEDRIERAPQRFDDSFDRWRELFRAAVVDQYEQNKRVVDHTLSQGEQGRARTRRREAETQTNLLLNRSSDSKSVMSDFNPYRYLASEGFLPGYSFPRLPLAAYIPRSGNRRNADGDYLQRPRFLAIREFGPGALIYHEGARYQVTRVQLPPDASGDLATAEARRCDGCGYHYAVKPGVDRCTMCHEELRSKRTGLLHLHTVYTTPRERISSDEEERRRAGFRLETSYAFQGHGARKGRLTSHVTDAEGAPVLDLDYGDSATVRITNLGRVRDKEGEPDGYWLDLGDGRWLNDRAAADAIEGTGMPVVDEDGNEKRRKKRVLPYVEDRRNILVLTLDEPQPEPVALSFLYALERGIEAAFELEDSELTAELLPPDDGPRRHMLFTEAAEGGAGVLRRIQHDKNALARAARTALEICHFDPDTGEDQGGPTDNEKCARGCYACLLTYANQAHHRQLSRHAAHPLLVRLADARTEREDRGESRSEQFRRLAPAVSSGDAASESVSLTPVEADLTALVARGDLLGWLRAKGYRLPDEVNVLVQAAGARPDLVFRLDGANLAVFVDLPGRAADSTRDVEAGYRLEDAGWDVLRFPTDADWDTITDNNAAYFQLR from the coding sequence GTGGGCCTGGAGACGGTCGGCGGACGCTTCCGGATCACGGGGATCGTGGGCCGCGGGAACATGGGCGAGGTACACCGCGCCGAAGACCTCCAGGCCACCCCGGACGCCCCACACCGGGAGGTCGCGGTCAAGACCGTGCTGCGCGGCCGGACAGGGATCGCCGTCGACACGTCGGGTACCGGCAAGGAGATCGACCGCTTCCGCCGCGAAGTGCGGATCATGCGCATGCTCTCCCAGGGCCACCCGAACCTCACCCGGCTGATCGACGGCGGCGTGGACGAGTCGCCTGGGGGCAGTGGTCTGCCCTTCCTCGCCATGGAGCTGCTCGACGGTCATCCGCTCGCGGACCTCATCGACGAGGAGCCCCAGCTCCCGGTCTCCTGGGTCGCCGCCATCGGGGCGCAGATCGCCGCCGGGCTCGCCGCCGCACACACGGCCGGGGTCGTGCACCGCGACCTGAAGCCCGCCAATGTGATGCTGACCCGCGACGGCACCGTCAAGATCCTCGACTTCGGCATGGGCTCGATCGTCGACGATCCGGACCAGACCCGGCTGACCAGCACCGGCGTCAGCGTCGGCACGGCCCGCTACATGGCACCCGAGCAGTTCCGGGCCGAGCGCGTCACCGCGCTCGCCGACCTCTACGCGCTCGGCTGCATCCTGTACGAGCTGCTGATCGGGCAGCCGCCGTTCTCCGCCCGGACCCCGTACGAGCTCTCCGAGCAGCACCAGCACGCGCGGCCGCCGCTGCTGACCCTGGTGCGCCCGGACCTGCCCGCCGAGCTGGTCCGCCTGGTGGACCGCCTGCTCGAGAAGGACGCCGAACTGCGGCCTGAGAACGCCGCCCTGCTCCGTGACGTGCTGGTCCCGCTCGCGTTCGCGCCGGACGACACGGCCGCTCTCCTTGCCCCGCACTGGCAGGTGATGAACCCGGTGGCCCGGCTGCGGGCCCTGCTCCCCGAGCGCACCCCGGCGGCGCCCGCTCCTGTGCCGCGCAGAGAGCCGCGCCTGCCCGAGACGATGGACGTCTTCGGCATCCACGCCGACCTGATTAGCGAGTACGAGAGCTTCACCAAGAGCGCGACGGTGATCCGGGACGCCCGGATCACCGGCTTCGTCGAGGACGACATGGCGGCGAAGTCGCAGTGGCCTGACCCGTGGTTGTCGCTGAACCCGTTCTTCGCCGACGGAGGCAAGGTCACCGACCTCGTGCGGGACGGCATCCTGCACCCCAAGTGCGCCGAGATCTTCCAGGCGGGCAAGAAGGAGAGCTCACGGCGCCCGGACGGGCGCCCGCTGACCTTCCATCTCCACCAGCGGCAGGCGATCGAGGCCGCGCAGGCGGGCGATTCCTATGTGCTGACGACCGGTACGGGATCCGGCAAGTCTCTGTCGTACATCGTCCCGATCGTGAACCACATCCTGAAGGAGCGTCAGGCAGGCGGCGCGGGGGGCCGGGTGCGCGCAATCGTGGTGTACCCGATGAACGCGCTGGCGAACTCGCAGCTGATGGAGCTGGAGAAGTACCTGCGCCACGGATTCGGGGCGGGGAACGAGCCGGTCACCTTCGCCCGCTACACCGGCCAGGAGTCCGACGAGCAGCGGCGGGAACTGCGCAAGAACCCCCCGGACATCCTGCTGACGAACTACGTGATGCTGGAGCTCATGCTGACCCGGCCGGACGACCGGTCGAGCCTCATCCACATGGCCGACGGGCTGCAGTTCCTCGTCTTCGACGAGTTGCACACCTACCGGGGCCGCCAGGGCGCGGACGTGGCGTTCCTGATCCGCCGGGTCCGCGAGGCCTGCCGGGCCTCGACGACCCTCCAGTGCATCGGCACCTCGGCCACCATGTCCACCGAGGGATCCTGGGAGGACCAGCGGCGCGAGGTAGCCAAGGTGGCCGGCCGATTGTTCGGCACGACGGTGCTGCCGAAGCGTGTCATCGGCGAGACCCTCATCCGGGCCACCGAGGAGGCGCCGGTGACAGTGCCCGCCGAGCGGCTGCGGGTGCCGGCGGCGCCCCGTTCCTACGAGGCGCTCACGAAGGACTCGCTGGCGCGTTGGCTGGAGTCGCGGTTCGGTCTGGAGCGCGAGGAGGGCACAGGGCGGTTCCGGCGCTGCGCCCCGGGGACCGTCGAGGACGCGGCGGCCGAGCTCGCCGCGAAGTCCGGCGTGGCCGAGGAGAGTGTGCGCGAGGCGATCCGGACCACTCTGGAGGCGGGTTCGCAGGCGAAGAACCCGATGACGGAGCGGCCCCTGTTCGCCTTCCGGCTGCACCAGTTCCTCTCCAAGGGCGACACCGTCTACACGACGATGGAGGATCCGCTCAGCAGGCCGCTCACCCGCACGTACCAACTGGAGCAGCCGGGCAGCGGCGGCAAGCCGCTGTTCCCGCTGGCGTTCTGCCGTGAGTGCGGCCAGGAGTACCTGACCGTCTGGCGAACCGAGGAGAGCGGTGCGTTCCGGTACGAGCCGCGCCGGGACACCTCCGCCTCCGGGGGCCGCGACGGTGAGGGTTACCTGTACCTCGGCATGCCTGGGGAGGACTACGAGTGGCCGGCCGATCCGCAGACGGCCGTGGACGACCGGCGGTTGCCGGAGTCGTGGCTCGAGACGGACGCGCAGGGCGTGACCGTCGTCAAGAAGTCCTACGGCCCCCGGGTGCCCAAGCGGGTCGTCGTGGACGGGTTCGGGAACGAGTCGGGCGAGGGTCTGGTGGCCGCGTTCGTCCCGGCGCCGTTCCTCTTCTGCGTGCACTGCCAGGTCTCGTACGAGCAGACCCGCGGCCGGGACTTCGCCAAGCTGGCCACGCTGGACCAGGAGGGCCGTTCCTCGGCCACCTCGCTGATCTCCGCGTCGATCGTGAAGTCCCTGCGGGCGGTGCCGGAGGAGAGCCTCGGCAAGGAGGCGCGCAAACTCCTCACCTTCGTCGACAACCGGCAGGACGCCTCGCTCCAGGCCGGCCACTTCAATGATTTCGCCCAGGTCACCCAGTTGCGCGGTGCTCTCTACCAGGCCGCCGTACGGGCGGGCGAGGAAGGCCTGCAGCACGACGAGCTCGCCGAAGCGGTGACCGAGGTGATGGGGTTGTCGCCGCGCGAGTACGCGGAGGGCAAGGCCCTGGCTCCCTCCATGGAGCGCCGCGCGACGAAGGCCTTCCGCGATGTCGTGGGCTACCGGCTCTACCGGGACCTGGAGCGCGGCTGGCGCATCACGATGCCGAACCTGGAGCAGACGGGTCTGCTGCGGATCGACTACGAGGACCTGGGCTGGATCGCCGCCCAACCCGACCGCTGGCAGGCCGCGCACGCCGTGCTGCGCGAGGCCGACCCCGCGCTGCGCGAGGAGGTCGCCCGTACGCTGCTCGACTACATGCGGCGTGCCCTCGCCATCGACGTGCAGTACTTCCGCGACGACTTCGACACGCTGCTGCGGGCGAGCGAGGAGCGTCTCACAGGGCCATGGGTCCTGAGCGAGGGCGACCGGCCCGCCGTCGGCACCGCCTACCCGTACGGATCGAAGCCGGGTATGGAGCGCTCGGCGCTGTTCCTTTCGGCTCGCGGCAAGTTCGGCAAGTACCTCCGGCGGAACATGCCCGAGCTGCGTGCCCTGCCGCTGGACGATGTCCAGGGCGTCATCGAGGACCTGCTGAAGGTGCTGCTCGACGCGGAGGTGGTGCGCGAGGTGGAGGCGGCCCCCGAACACGCCGGCCCCGCCTACCGCCGTCGGGCGGCCGAGAAGCGCACCGGCTACCGGGTGTCGGCCGCCGCCCTGATCTGGCGTGCCGGCAGCGGTGAGCGGGGCGCGATCGACCCGCTGGCCCGCACGTACAGCAGCGGGGAGGGCCCGCGCGTCAACCCGTTCTTCCGCGACCTGTACCGGACGGCGGCGGCCGAGCTGGCCGGCCTGTTCGCCCGGGAGCACACGGCGCAGGTCACCCCGGAGGACCGGCTGGAGCGGGAGGGCCGGTTCCGCACGGCGGAGCTGCCCCTGCTGTACTGCTCGCCGACGATGGAGCTGGGCGTCGACATCTCCTCGCTCAACGCCGTGCTGATGCGCAATGTGCCGCCGACCCCGGCGAACTACGCGCAGCGCTCGGGCCGGGCGGGCCGCTCCGGTCAGCCCGCCCTGGTGACCACGTACTGCGCGACGGGCAACAGCCACGACCAGTACTACTTCCGCCGCTCCCAGGACATGGTGGCCGGGCAGGTGGCGCCGCCACGCCTGGACCTCGCCAACGAGGACCTGGTCCGGTCCCATATCCAGGGCATCTGGCTCGCGGAGACGGGGATGAAGCTGGGCGTCGCGATCCCGGACGTCGTCGACGTGGCCTACGACCCCGACGGCAGCGACCGCCCCGACCCGCAGATGCCTCTGCCGCTACTCCCCCACATCCGCGACCTGTCCCTGGACGAGGGCGCCCGCCAGCGCGCGGTCGCCGCGGCCCGTACCGTCCTCGCCCCGCTGATCGCGGACTTCGCGGACACCACCTGGTGGTACGACGAGTGGATCGAGGACCGGATCGAGCGTGCCCCGCAGCGGTTCGACGACTCCTTCGACCGCTGGCGCGAGCTGTTCCGAGCGGCCGTCGTCGACCAGTACGAGCAGAACAAGCGGGTCGTCGACCACACCCTCTCGCAGGGCGAGCAGGGCCGGGCGCGCACCCGCCGCCGCGAAGCGGAGACGCAGACGAACCTGCTGCTCAACCGCTCGTCGGACAGCAAGTCGGTGATGAGCGACTTCAACCCGTACCGCTACCTCGCGTCCGAGGGCTTCCTGCCCGGCTACAGCTTCCCGCGGCTTCCCCTGGCCGCATACATCCCGCGCTCCGGCAACCGCCGCAACGCCGACGGCGACTATCTGCAGCGTCCCCGGTTCCTCGCGATCCGGGAGTTCGGCCCCGGCGCACTCATCTACCACGAGGGTGCCCGCTACCAGGTCACCCGCGTGCAGCTGCCGCCGGACGCCTCGGGCGACCTGGCGACGGCGGAGGCGCGGCGCTGCGACGGCTGCGGCTACCACTACGCCGTCAAGCCCGGCGTGGACAGGTGCACGATGTGCCACGAGGAGCTGCGGAGCAAGCGCACCGGCCTGCTCCATCTCCACACCGTGTACACCACCCCGCGCGAGCGGATCTCCTCCGACGAAGAGGAGCGCCGCCGGGCCGGTTTCCGTCTGGAGACCTCGTACGCCTTCCAGGGCCACGGCGCCCGCAAGGGACGGCTCACCTCGCACGTCACGGACGCCGAAGGGGCGCCCGTCCTCGACTTGGACTACGGCGACTCGGCGACCGTCCGTATCACCAACCTCGGCCGCGTACGGGACAAGGAGGGCGAGCCGGACGGCTACTGGCTGGACCTGGGGGACGGCCGCTGGCTCAACGACCGGGCCGCCGCGGACGCCATCGAGGGCACCGGGATGCCGGTGGTCGACGAGGACGGCAACGAGAAGCGCCGCAAGAAGCGGGTCCTGCCCTATGTGGAGGACCGCCGCAACATCCTCGTCCTCACCCTGGACGAGCCGCAGCCGGAGCCGGTGGCCCTGTCGTTCCTGTACGCGCTCGAGCGGGGCATCGAGGCCGCGTTCGAGCTGGAGGACTCCGAGCTGACCGCGGAGCTGTTGCCCCCGGACGACGGCCCGCGCCGCCACATGCTGTTCACGGAGGCCGCCGAGGGCGGCGCCGGTGTGCTGCGCCGGATCCAGCACGACAAGAACGCCCTCGCCAGGGCTGCCCGCACCGCACTGGAGATCTGCCACTTCGACCCGGACACCGGCGAGGACCAGGGCGGGCCGACGGACAACGAGAAGTGTGCCCGCGGCTGCTACGCCTGCCTGCTGACCTACGCCAACCAGGCGCACCATCGCCAGCTGAGCCGGCACGCCGCTCACCCGCTGCTGGTGCGGCTGGCCGACGCCCGCACCGAGCGGGAGGACCGCGGCGAGTCCCGCAGCGAACAGTTCCGTCGGCTTGCTCCCGCAGTCAGCAGCGGGGACGCCGCCTCTGAGAGCGTCTCACTGACCCCGGTGGAGGCGGATCTGACTGCCCTCGTCGCGCGAGGCGATCTGCTCGGCTGGCTGCGGGCGAAGGGCTACCGGCTGCCGGACGAGGTCAACGTCCTCGTGCAGGCGGCGGGGGCGCGCCCCGATCTGGTGTTTCGCCTGGACGGTGCCAACCTCGCCGTGTTCGTCGATCTCCCCGGCCGCGCGGCCGACTCCACCCGCGACGTCGAGGCCGGGTACCGCTTGGAGGACGCAGGCTGGGATGTCCTGCGCTTCCCGACGGACGCGGACTGGGACACCATCACGGACAACAACGCCGCCTACTTCCAGCTCCGTTGA
- a CDS encoding recombination directionality factor — MAPYLHYSPSRDQKLDDTRADRSRVSASDPVGRFHVARQRGGKPIAVQAWRVTTENPAVADAVGGLYGGVPRMLDAGDEHVVEILTRRDHIPVLLDGRGAISLRMVMRGAGETFHVCDGTRLLEPVGARGSLCGCPASLADRKAAAQAGRGPTPEVRIGFRLADLPGLGAFDLVSTSWELAAELPALAAALDTAAVPVVGVLRYELVEFTTRSGIAASYRRPVVEIGRTQVLAQDAVRLAA; from the coding sequence ATGGCTCCCTACCTGCATTACAGCCCCAGTCGGGATCAGAAGCTCGACGACACTAGGGCGGATCGGTCGCGCGTATCCGCGTCGGATCCCGTGGGCCGATTCCACGTGGCGCGACAGCGAGGTGGAAAGCCCATTGCGGTGCAGGCATGGCGCGTTACAACGGAGAATCCCGCGGTCGCTGACGCTGTGGGTGGGCTCTATGGAGGTGTGCCGCGGATGTTGGACGCCGGCGACGAGCACGTCGTCGAGATCCTGACTCGCCGCGATCACATCCCTGTCTTGCTGGATGGCCGCGGGGCCATCTCGCTTCGCATGGTGATGCGCGGAGCTGGTGAGACTTTCCATGTCTGCGACGGAACTCGGCTCTTGGAGCCGGTGGGCGCACGTGGATCGCTGTGTGGTTGTCCGGCGAGCCTGGCTGATCGCAAGGCGGCAGCCCAGGCAGGTCGCGGGCCGACACCTGAGGTCCGAATCGGCTTCCGGCTGGCGGACCTTCCCGGGCTGGGTGCGTTCGACCTCGTATCGACTTCGTGGGAACTCGCTGCCGAGCTGCCCGCGTTGGCTGCCGCCCTGGACACGGCGGCTGTTCCGGTCGTGGGTGTACTCCGGTACGAACTGGTGGAGTTCACCACGCGCTCTGGGATCGCCGCGAGCTACAGGCGGCCGGTCGTTGAGATCGGCAGGACCCAGGTCCTCGCCCAGGACGCCGTGCGACTTGCGGCGTGA